In a genomic window of Paracoccaceae bacterium:
- a CDS encoding LacI family DNA-binding transcriptional regulator, with translation MSKTTAPTLEDVARMAGVSTASISRALNDPDKVSKPTRERIEQAIEALGYTPNFGGRALASSRTNTVGAIIPSMANAMFASGLQAFQEVLSESGVNLLVASTGYDPQEEMRQIKSLVAHGADGLLLIGSERPQATRDFLTKRHLPHVVSWCFKKDQDQLFVGFDNRRAAYNATLQVLSKGHRLLAMICGMQQGNDRAQDRFAGVQAAISDFGHGAELVWVGEAKYRLEYGGDAFAEIMSANILPTAVMCGNDVLAAGALKRARDLGIEVPGCVSLVGFDDIGVASVVTPPLATVRVPQIEMGRAAARVLLALLAGEAGLKSVELPTAFIERNSLSSPPR, from the coding sequence ATGAGCAAAACGACTGCCCCAACTCTCGAAGATGTCGCGCGCATGGCGGGCGTGTCGACGGCCAGCATTTCGCGTGCCCTCAACGATCCGGACAAGGTTTCCAAACCGACACGAGAGAGGATTGAGCAGGCGATCGAAGCGCTTGGATACACGCCCAATTTCGGGGGGCGTGCCCTGGCGTCAAGCCGCACAAACACGGTCGGGGCAATCATTCCCAGCATGGCAAATGCCATGTTCGCAAGCGGCCTGCAGGCCTTTCAGGAGGTGTTGTCGGAATCTGGAGTGAACCTTTTGGTGGCCAGCACCGGATATGATCCGCAAGAAGAAATGCGTCAGATCAAGTCACTGGTTGCGCATGGTGCCGATGGATTGTTGCTGATTGGCAGCGAAAGACCGCAAGCGACGCGTGATTTTCTCACCAAACGCCATCTGCCACATGTTGTCTCATGGTGTTTCAAGAAGGACCAAGATCAGCTTTTCGTTGGTTTTGACAATAGACGGGCCGCCTATAATGCAACTCTGCAGGTGCTTTCCAAAGGCCACAGGCTTCTCGCGATGATCTGCGGCATGCAGCAGGGTAATGATCGCGCGCAAGACCGTTTTGCCGGGGTTCAAGCGGCGATTTCTGATTTTGGACACGGCGCCGAATTGGTCTGGGTCGGCGAAGCCAAATACCGATTGGAATACGGCGGGGACGCTTTCGCAGAGATCATGTCCGCCAATATCCTCCCAACGGCGGTGATGTGCGGCAATGACGTTTTGGCCGCCGGTGCTCTGAAGCGTGCACGAGACCTTGGCATTGAGGTGCCGGGCTGCGTTTCGCTGGTCGGGTTTGACGATATCGGAGTGGCCAGCGTCGTCACACCTCCTCTTGCCACAGTGCGTGTGCCTCAGATTGAAATGGGGCGCGCTGCGGCGCGTGTCCTCTTGGCACTACTGGCCGGTGAAGCGGGATTGAAAAGTGTTGAATTGCCCACCGCGTTTATCGAACGCAATTCCTTGTCCTCGCCCCCTCGTTGA
- a CDS encoding S-(hydroxymethyl)glutathione dehydrogenase/class III alcohol dehydrogenase: MRTRAAVAVAAGKPLEIMEVELDGPRAGEVLVEIKATGLCHTDEFTRSGDDPEGIFPAILGHEGAGVVIEVGEGVTSLEVGDHVIPLYTPECRECDYCLNPKTNLCQKVRATQGQGLLPDGSTRFSMLDGTPIHHYMGCSTFANHTVVPEIALAKVRKDAPFDKICYIGCGVTTGIGAVINTAKVEIGSTAAVFGLGGIGLNVIQGLRLAGADQIIGVDLNDDKAEMGRHFGMTDFVNPSNVDGDLVAHLVELSGGGCDYTFDATGNVNVMRTALECAHKGWGESIIIGVAPAGAEISTRPFQLVTGRSWRGTAFGGAKGRTDVPKIVDWYMDGKIEIDPMITHKLTLDEINHGFDLMHEGKSIRAVVEF, from the coding sequence ATGAGAACGCGCGCTGCTGTTGCTGTTGCTGCTGGGAAGCCACTTGAGATCATGGAGGTGGAGCTTGACGGTCCGCGCGCGGGCGAGGTTCTGGTTGAGATCAAGGCGACGGGTCTGTGTCACACGGATGAGTTTACGCGCTCGGGCGATGATCCTGAGGGGATCTTTCCGGCCATTCTGGGCCATGAGGGCGCGGGCGTGGTGATTGAGGTGGGCGAGGGCGTCACCAGCCTTGAGGTCGGCGATCATGTGATCCCGCTTTACACGCCGGAATGTCGCGAGTGTGACTATTGTCTGAACCCCAAAACCAACCTCTGCCAGAAGGTGCGCGCCACGCAAGGGCAGGGGCTTTTGCCGGATGGCTCGACGCGGTTTTCGATGCTGGATGGCACGCCGATCCACCACTACATGGGCTGTTCGACCTTCGCCAACCACACGGTTGTGCCGGAAATTGCGCTGGCGAAAGTGCGCAAGGACGCGCCGTTTGACAAGATTTGCTACATCGGCTGCGGCGTGACCACGGGCATCGGGGCGGTGATCAACACGGCCAAGGTCGAGATCGGCTCCACGGCGGCGGTTTTTGGTCTGGGCGGCATCGGTCTGAACGTGATCCAGGGGCTGCGGCTGGCGGGCGCGGATCAGATCATCGGCGTGGATCTGAACGACGACAAGGCGGAGATGGGCCGCCATTTCGGCATGACGGATTTCGTGAACCCCAGCAACGTCGACGGTGATCTGGTGGCGCATCTGGTCGAATTGTCGGGCGGGGGCTGTGATTATACCTTTGATGCGACGGGCAATGTGAATGTCATGCGCACCGCTCTGGAATGCGCGCATAAGGGCTGGGGCGAAAGCATCATCATCGGCGTGGCGCCTGCAGGGGCCGAGATTTCGACGCGCCCTTTCCAACTGGTGACAGGGCGCAGCTGGCGGGGGACGGCGTTTGGCGGCGCCAAGGGGCGCACGGATGTGCCGAAAATCGTGGACTGGTACATGGACGGCAAGATCGAGATCGACCCGATGATCACACACAAACTGACGCTGGATGAGATCAACCACGGCTTTGATCTGATGCACGAAGGCAAATCCATCCGCGCCGTGGTGGAGTTCTGA
- the ureG gene encoding urease accessory protein UreG produces MTRLNGPLRIGIGGPVGAGKTTLTACLARALSVHHSIGVITNDIYTQEDAEALMRLQILPKDRIIGVETGGCPHTAIREDASINLAAVAEMQTRHPEIEAILIESGGDNLSATFSPELADVTLYVIDVAAGEEIPRKGGPAITRSDILIINKTDLAPHVGASLDVMERDATKMRAGRPFVFAALRHDTGIDSILDALRAVSGLGLAIA; encoded by the coding sequence ATGACACGTTTGAACGGTCCACTTCGCATTGGCATCGGCGGCCCCGTAGGTGCTGGCAAAACGACACTGACGGCCTGTTTGGCGCGCGCCTTGAGCGTGCACCACTCCATCGGCGTCATCACCAATGACATCTACACTCAAGAAGATGCCGAAGCACTGATGCGCCTTCAAATACTTCCCAAGGATCGTATTATTGGCGTTGAAACGGGCGGCTGCCCCCACACCGCCATCCGTGAGGATGCATCGATAAATCTCGCGGCAGTGGCCGAAATGCAAACCAGGCACCCTGAGATCGAAGCGATTTTGATTGAAAGCGGCGGAGATAATCTGAGCGCAACTTTCTCGCCGGAACTGGCAGATGTCACGCTCTATGTGATTGACGTGGCTGCGGGTGAAGAAATTCCGCGCAAAGGCGGTCCTGCGATCACCCGATCCGACATTCTGATCATAAACAAAACCGACCTCGCCCCGCATGTCGGCGCTTCACTGGACGTCATGGAAAGGGATGCCACGAAAATGCGCGCGGGCAGACCGTTTGTCTTTGCAGCGCTGCGGCACGACACGGGAATTGACAGCATTCTGGATGCGCTACGGGCTGTTTCCGGGCTGGGCCTTGCAATCGCATAA
- a CDS encoding urease accessory UreF family protein — protein sequence MGTAVRMVMIMAHNTDPRQHTPIHMTTDAVMTLTQWLSPGFPVGAFAYSHGLETAIDRGMISNIHDLDLWLSDLITLGGGKSDIILLSAAYSTIPNVIGHADETSRAFATSAERLLETDQQGQAFCRTVNAVWGIELGSLTYPVAVGHAACLQKIPRDLTARMYLHAFTANLISAAVRLVPLGQTEGQTLLAKLAPIIQATADEAIKQPLSNLSSQCFAGDIVAMQHETQYSKVFRT from the coding sequence ATGGGCACGGCCGTACGCATGGTCATGATCATGGCGCACAACACGGACCCGAGACAACACACACCCATTCACATGACCACTGATGCCGTTATGACGCTGACGCAATGGCTGTCGCCGGGATTCCCGGTTGGCGCGTTTGCTTATTCGCATGGCTTGGAAACAGCCATTGACAGAGGAATGATATCGAACATCCATGATCTCGATCTGTGGCTGAGCGATCTCATCACCTTGGGAGGTGGAAAATCTGATATTATATTATTATCAGCGGCTTATAGCACCATACCTAATGTAATAGGTCATGCCGACGAAACATCACGCGCTTTTGCAACGAGCGCAGAAAGGCTTCTGGAAACCGATCAGCAGGGACAGGCATTTTGCCGAACCGTCAACGCCGTCTGGGGCATCGAACTGGGCAGCTTGACCTACCCGGTCGCCGTCGGGCATGCGGCATGCCTGCAAAAGATACCGCGTGATCTGACAGCGCGTATGTATCTGCATGCATTCACCGCCAATCTGATTTCCGCCGCTGTCCGTCTGGTGCCATTGGGTCAGACGGAAGGCCAGACCTTGCTGGCCAAGCTCGCTCCAATCATTCAGGCCACCGCAGATGAGGCCATAAAACAACCTCTCAGCAACCTCAGCTCCCAGTGTTTCGCAGGCGATATCGTCGCAATGCAGCATGAAACCCAATACTCGAAGGTATTTCGCACATGA
- a CDS encoding urease accessory protein UreE: MIPKAQKIVPNAQGATDYVTLDYDARFLRRKMLSTQGGMDVLIDLPKTMSLTHGDALETTDGILIGIAAAPEPLLEITGRDLHRIAWHIGNRHTPCQIEDTRLLIQQNHVMAKMLAQLGAHVHEVTEPFTPEGGAYGHGRTHGHDHGAQHGPETTHTHSHDH; this comes from the coding sequence ATGATACCAAAAGCGCAAAAGATTGTCCCAAACGCGCAGGGGGCCACAGACTATGTCACCCTTGATTACGACGCCCGTTTCCTGCGTCGCAAAATGCTCTCAACGCAAGGCGGCATGGATGTGTTGATTGATTTGCCCAAGACAATGTCACTGACCCATGGCGACGCGTTGGAAACAACCGATGGCATATTGATTGGCATTGCGGCGGCGCCTGAGCCATTGCTGGAGATCACGGGGCGGGATCTGCATCGTATTGCATGGCACATTGGCAACCGTCACACGCCCTGCCAGATCGAGGACACGCGCCTGCTGATTCAGCAGAACCACGTGATGGCAAAAATGTTGGCGCAGCTTGGCGCGCATGTCCACGAGGTTACCGAACCCTTTACGCCGGAAGGGGGTGCCTATGGGCACGGCCGTACGCATGGTCATGATCATGGCGCACAACACGGACCCGAGACAACACACACCCATTCACATGACCACTGA
- the ureC gene encoding urease subunit alpha: MPATISRSSYAAMFGPTTGDKVRLADTDLVIEVERDLTTYGEEVKFGGGKVIRDGMGQSQVTRAGGAVDTVITNALIVDHTGVYKADVGLKDGRIHKIGKAGNPDTQPGVDIIVGPGTEAIAGEGKILTAGGFDSHIHFICPQQIDDALHSGVTTMLGGGTGPAHGTLATTCTPGPWHIGRMLQAVDGFAMNIGVSGKGNASQPDALVEMVTGGACALKLHEDWGTTPAAIDCCLSVADDMDVQVMIHTDTLNESGFVENTVAAMKGRTIHAFHTEGAGGGHAPDIIKICGDANVLPSSTNPTRPFTVNTLEEHLDMLMVCHHLDKSIPEDVAFAESRIRRETIAAEDILHDMGAFSIIASDSQAMGRVGEVLIRTWQTADKMRKQRGRLPEEIGENDNLRVRRYIAKYTINPAIAHGISHEIGSIEEGKRADLVLWNPAFFGVKPEMVLMAGTIVCAQMGDPNASIPTPQPVYTRPMFGSFGRSVERSAVTFVSAAAEAAGVGKTLGLNKDVIAVKNTRNIGKKDLILNDALPAIEVNPETYEVRADGELLTCQPAEVLPMAQRYFLF, from the coding sequence ATGCCCGCAACGATTTCGCGCAGCAGCTATGCCGCCATGTTCGGCCCCACAACCGGCGACAAAGTCAGGCTCGCCGACACGGATCTGGTGATCGAAGTCGAACGCGATCTGACCACATATGGAGAAGAGGTCAAATTCGGCGGTGGCAAGGTCATCCGTGATGGTATGGGGCAATCGCAAGTGACGCGCGCGGGTGGGGCCGTAGATACGGTCATCACCAATGCGCTTATTGTGGATCACACCGGCGTCTATAAAGCGGACGTTGGCTTGAAAGACGGACGTATCCACAAGATCGGCAAGGCGGGCAATCCCGACACGCAACCGGGCGTTGATATTATCGTAGGTCCTGGCACAGAAGCAATTGCAGGTGAGGGAAAAATCCTGACAGCAGGCGGGTTTGACAGCCACATTCATTTCATCTGCCCACAGCAGATCGATGACGCTTTGCATTCCGGCGTGACCACGATGCTGGGCGGCGGCACGGGCCCGGCGCATGGGACGCTGGCCACGACATGTACGCCCGGACCTTGGCACATTGGTCGCATGTTGCAGGCCGTAGACGGCTTTGCCATGAACATCGGCGTGTCAGGCAAAGGTAACGCGAGCCAGCCCGACGCCCTCGTCGAAATGGTGACCGGCGGGGCTTGCGCGCTGAAATTGCATGAGGATTGGGGCACGACACCAGCGGCAATTGATTGCTGTCTCTCAGTAGCCGACGACATGGACGTACAGGTGATGATCCACACCGACACGCTCAATGAAAGCGGCTTCGTAGAAAACACCGTGGCCGCAATGAAGGGTCGCACAATCCACGCCTTTCACACAGAGGGTGCGGGTGGTGGGCATGCGCCCGACATCATCAAAATATGCGGCGATGCCAATGTGTTGCCCTCCTCAACTAATCCAACACGCCCCTTCACGGTTAACACGCTCGAAGAACACCTGGATATGTTGATGGTTTGCCATCATCTGGACAAATCCATCCCTGAAGACGTGGCCTTTGCCGAAAGCCGCATCCGGCGCGAAACCATCGCTGCCGAAGATATCCTGCATGACATGGGCGCGTTTTCCATCATCGCCTCTGACAGTCAGGCGATGGGCCGCGTCGGCGAAGTTTTGATCCGCACATGGCAGACAGCAGACAAAATGCGCAAGCAACGCGGTCGATTGCCGGAAGAAATTGGCGAGAACGATAACCTGCGCGTGCGCCGATACATCGCAAAATACACGATCAATCCGGCCATTGCACATGGGATTTCCCACGAAATTGGGTCGATCGAAGAAGGTAAACGCGCCGATTTAGTACTCTGGAACCCTGCATTTTTTGGCGTGAAACCTGAAATGGTCCTGATGGCCGGCACCATTGTGTGCGCGCAGATGGGCGATCCAAATGCCTCCATCCCGACACCGCAGCCCGTTTACACACGCCCTATGTTTGGCAGCTTTGGCCGTTCCGTTGAGCGTTCGGCGGTGACCTTCGTCAGTGCGGCTGCCGAGGCCGCTGGCGTTGGCAAAACGCTGGGTTTGAACAAAGACGTCATCGCAGTCAAAAACACGCGCAACATCGGGAAAAAGGACCTGATCTTGAACGATGCCCTGCCTGCGATTGAAGTGAATCCCGAAACATATGAGGTCCGCGCGGATGGCGAATTGCTGACCTGCCAACCCGCCGAAGTTCTGCCCATGGCGCAACGCTATTTCCTGTTTTGA
- a CDS encoding carboxymuconolactone decarboxylase family protein — MATVALISDELASTEVLAVFDDIRATRGTDFINNFWRALANDPALLAATWDRLKVVMGPGTLDPLVKEMIYIAVSTANGCEYCVHSHTVAATAKGMTPDQHGELLSVIGMAMQTNGLVTALQVPTDPEFKKD; from the coding sequence ATGGCGACTGTTGCGCTCATATCAGATGAATTGGCCAGCACAGAGGTGCTGGCCGTTTTCGACGACATCCGGGCGACACGCGGCACGGATTTCATCAATAATTTCTGGCGCGCGCTGGCCAATGATCCCGCACTTCTGGCGGCAACTTGGGATCGCTTGAAGGTCGTCATGGGACCGGGGACGCTCGATCCGCTGGTCAAGGAAATGATATACATCGCGGTATCGACGGCCAATGGCTGCGAATATTGCGTGCATTCTCACACGGTGGCGGCAACGGCCAAAGGCATGACACCGGATCAGCATGGTGAACTCCTGAGTGTGATTGGAATGGCCATGCAAACCAACGGCCTGGTAACTGCTCTTCAAGTGCCGACTGACCCCGAATTCAAAAAGGACTGA
- a CDS encoding cyclase family protein, with product MCDICVINSVKERMLSRRDFFRASAAVGAAATLGTMASAPPALAAGHGGVFDMTHKLSPEFPTFFGVPGISMEQQFNFSEHGFNLMNLSINEHTATHVDAPLHFSADGTSVDEIPVSDLVVPLCVIDIAAKAAENADAQVTPDDLKAWIAANGAIPDKACIAMHSGWAGKTASPDYVGNDADGVKHFPGFHIEATQMLLEETTAAAMAVDTLSLDHGPSPDFATHYAWLPEGRYGIENLAGLDQVPAAGATLVVGAPNHAGGTGGPARIFAMV from the coding sequence ATGTGTGATATCTGTGTGATCAATTCGGTAAAGGAGCGCATGCTGTCGCGGCGTGACTTTTTCCGCGCAAGTGCTGCGGTCGGTGCGGCGGCGACACTGGGCACAATGGCATCGGCTCCTCCGGCTCTGGCTGCAGGACACGGCGGTGTTTTCGACATGACGCATAAATTGAGCCCGGAATTTCCGACATTTTTTGGCGTACCCGGCATTTCGATGGAACAGCAATTCAACTTTTCTGAACACGGCTTCAACCTGATGAACCTCAGCATCAATGAGCATACCGCGACCCATGTGGATGCGCCGCTGCACTTCTCGGCAGATGGCACTTCCGTAGATGAAATCCCGGTCAGTGACCTGGTGGTGCCGCTCTGCGTGATCGACATCGCCGCGAAGGCCGCTGAAAACGCGGACGCCCAAGTTACACCGGATGATCTCAAAGCCTGGATCGCGGCCAATGGCGCCATCCCGGACAAGGCCTGTATCGCTATGCATTCCGGTTGGGCGGGCAAGACCGCGAGCCCGGATTACGTCGGGAACGACGCGGATGGGGTAAAGCATTTCCCCGGTTTCCACATTGAGGCCACGCAGATGTTGCTGGAAGAAACCACAGCCGCAGCAATGGCCGTAGACACGCTGTCGCTGGATCATGGTCCCTCACCCGACTTTGCCACGCATTACGCCTGGTTGCCTGAGGGTCGTTATGGCATCGAAAACCTTGCCGGTCTCGATCAGGTCCCTGCCGCAGGCGCCACGCTGGTGGTGGGGGCGCCCAATCATGCCGGAGGCACAGGCGGGCCCGCACGCATCTTTGCGATGGTGTGA
- a CDS encoding urease subunit beta has product MIPGEIMVASGDITLNAGSEAITLMVANTGDRPVQVGSHYHFAESNPALEFDRAAARGTRLDIAAGTAVRFEPGQRREVQLIPLGGARRVFGFNQHVMGDL; this is encoded by the coding sequence ATGATCCCTGGAGAAATTATGGTCGCATCAGGCGACATCACCCTAAACGCGGGTTCTGAGGCCATCACGCTCATGGTCGCCAATACAGGCGATCGCCCGGTCCAGGTGGGCAGCCACTATCACTTTGCCGAGAGCAACCCCGCATTGGAGTTTGATCGCGCCGCCGCAAGGGGCACCCGGCTTGATATCGCGGCGGGTACGGCTGTACGCTTTGAGCCGGGCCAACGGCGCGAAGTGCAATTGATACCGCTTGGTGGTGCACGCCGTGTCTTTGGGTTCAACCAACACGTTATGGGCGATCTCTGA
- a CDS encoding urease subunit gamma, translated as MQLTPREKDKLLVAMAAEVARKRLARGVKLNYPEAIALITDAVVEGARDGRSVADMMQAGAEIISRDQCMQGVPEMIHDVQVEATFPDGTKLVTVHNPIR; from the coding sequence ATGCAGCTGACCCCGCGCGAGAAAGATAAACTGCTGGTTGCCATGGCCGCCGAGGTTGCACGCAAACGTTTGGCGCGCGGCGTCAAGCTGAACTATCCAGAGGCAATTGCCCTGATCACGGATGCTGTTGTGGAAGGTGCGCGCGACGGACGCTCAGTCGCCGATATGATGCAGGCGGGCGCTGAAATCATTTCCCGCGATCAATGTATGCAGGGTGTGCCCGAGATGATCCACGATGTGCAGGTCGAGGCGACCTTTCCGGATGGCACAAAACTCGTCACCGTTCACAACCCAATCCGCTAG
- a CDS encoding urease accessory protein UreD has protein sequence MQTPTLQDQPRAIGSAMVSSKKRSGASYIDGLHQSGALKVLFPRTSGPLEAILINTAGGITGGDDFAVSASAGTGSELTLTTQAAERAYRAQQSQTGRLNTRLSVRDDARLNWLPQETILYDGCALSRSLEVDIAPDARFMMVEPVLFGRRAMGEDVHNIEFHDQISIRQTGDIIYRDGVALSGDAASQLDRPAVAGGARAMASLVFIAPEADGQIAPLRDMIGPMGGVSLLRPGVLVARLLAQDGFALRKNLVPILDRLTHNQLPKSWRL, from the coding sequence ATGCAGACCCCGACATTGCAGGATCAACCCCGCGCCATAGGGTCGGCGATGGTTTCCAGTAAGAAACGGTCGGGTGCCTCGTATATCGATGGTCTGCATCAGTCAGGCGCTCTCAAGGTATTGTTCCCACGCACATCGGGGCCGTTGGAGGCAATCCTCATCAACACTGCAGGCGGGATCACCGGGGGGGATGACTTTGCCGTTTCGGCCAGTGCGGGGACCGGCTCTGAACTGACGCTGACTACGCAGGCGGCAGAACGCGCATATCGCGCACAGCAATCCCAGACCGGACGGCTGAACACGCGTCTGAGCGTGCGGGATGACGCGCGGCTGAACTGGTTGCCGCAAGAAACCATTTTGTATGACGGATGCGCGCTCTCTCGCAGCCTTGAGGTCGACATCGCCCCCGACGCCCGTTTTATGATGGTTGAACCTGTACTCTTTGGCAGACGCGCCATGGGCGAAGACGTCCACAACATTGAATTTCACGACCAGATCAGCATCCGACAAACAGGCGACATTATCTATCGGGATGGTGTTGCCTTGAGCGGCGATGCGGCGTCTCAACTCGACCGCCCCGCAGTGGCCGGGGGTGCGCGTGCTATGGCGAGCCTCGTATTCATCGCTCCCGAGGCAGACGGCCAAATCGCTCCTTTGCGCGACATGATCGGCCCTATGGGCGGCGTCAGTTTGCTGCGTCCTGGCGTCTTGGTGGCGCGGCTTCTGGCTCAGGACGGCTTTGCCTTGCGCAAAAATCTGGTACCGATACTTGATCGATTGACCCACAACCAACTTCCAAAGAGCTGGAGACTATAG
- a CDS encoding N-acyl homoserine lactonase family protein yields the protein MSDWEVFAVKYADRNNRTRRDSFIFDDDHAALHPMDYFMWVLRRDSEIILVDTGYDAPEAHLRDRPIRQDPAASLAPLGLKPEDITCVIVTHLHYDHAGGLHLFPNAKLHMQTAEMAYATGPCMCHDTLRMPFTAGHICEAVTRLYSGQVVFHDGDSEVAEGVTVHCIGGHSRGLQAVRVRTDAGWLVLASDAAHYYENLFARKPFPIVVDLQNMLDGFDTLQKLATAPTLIVPGHDPLVTKAYPQAMADHIWRLDHGPERPELILGP from the coding sequence ATGAGCGATTGGGAAGTCTTTGCCGTCAAATACGCGGATCGCAATAATCGTACGCGCCGCGACAGTTTCATTTTTGATGATGATCATGCCGCGCTGCATCCTATGGATTACTTCATGTGGGTATTGCGGCGTGACAGCGAAATCATACTGGTGGACACCGGGTATGATGCCCCCGAAGCGCACCTGCGTGATCGTCCCATCCGGCAGGACCCGGCAGCCTCACTCGCGCCGCTGGGCTTGAAGCCTGAGGACATCACCTGCGTGATCGTGACACATCTGCACTATGATCACGCGGGCGGTCTGCATCTGTTTCCCAATGCAAAACTGCACATGCAAACGGCGGAAATGGCCTATGCCACGGGCCCGTGCATGTGTCATGACACGTTACGGATGCCCTTTACCGCCGGGCATATCTGCGAAGCGGTCACGCGACTGTATTCCGGTCAAGTCGTGTTTCATGACGGGGACAGCGAAGTTGCGGAAGGCGTGACAGTTCACTGCATCGGGGGCCATTCCAGGGGGTTGCAGGCCGTGCGCGTACGCACGGATGCGGGCTGGTTGGTACTGGCATCAGACGCTGCGCACTATTATGAAAACCTGTTTGCGCGCAAACCCTTCCCGATTGTTGTTGATCTTCAAAACATGCTGGACGGCTTTGACACTTTGCAAAAACTGGCGACGGCGCCCACACTGATTGTTCCCGGACATGACCCGCTGGTCACCAAGGCCTATCCTCAAGCGATGGCCGACCATATCTGGCGTCTTGACCACGGCCCAGAGAGACCGGAACTGATTTTGGGACCTTAG
- a CDS encoding putative quinol monooxygenase, with amino-acid sequence MFAVVVTFSIKPDCLAAFMPLMEQNAATSRSNEPGCHQFDIATDPARPNEVFLYELYEDQAAFEAHLGAVHFKTFDAASAPMIAEKSVRTYQQVIQ; translated from the coding sequence ATGTTCGCCGTCGTCGTCACCTTTTCAATCAAACCAGACTGCCTGGCAGCGTTCATGCCATTGATGGAACAGAATGCGGCGACATCACGCAGCAATGAACCGGGATGCCATCAATTTGACATCGCCACCGACCCTGCGCGTCCCAATGAGGTGTTTCTCTACGAACTTTATGAAGACCAAGCCGCGTTCGAGGCGCATTTAGGGGCCGTGCATTTCAAGACCTTCGATGCGGCAAGTGCCCCCATGATCGCAGAGAAATCGGTGAGAACCTATCAACAGGTGATCCAATGA